Proteins encoded in a region of the Abyssisolibacter fermentans genome:
- the trxA gene encoding thioredoxin TrxA yields the protein MLALDKTNFEQEVLNEKGYILVDFWSQGCEPCKALMPSVVELSEKYGESIKFCKLDTTKARRLAIKQRVLGLPTIAIYKDGEKVDEVTKDEATATNIENMIKKYL from the coding sequence ATGTTAGCATTAGATAAAACTAATTTTGAACAAGAGGTATTAAATGAAAAGGGATATATTTTAGTTGATTTTTGGAGTCAAGGATGTGAGCCTTGTAAAGCACTAATGCCAAGTGTTGTTGAATTATCAGAGAAATATGGTGAAAGCATAAAATTCTGTAAATTAGATACAACTAAAGCAAGAAGACTTGCAATAAAACAAAGAGTTCTTGGTCTTCCTACAATAGCAATATACAAAGATGGAGAAAAAGTTGATGAGGTAACTAAGGACGAAGCAACTGCTACAAATATTGAAAATATGATTAAAAAATATTTATAA
- the trxB gene encoding thioredoxin-disulfide reductase, translating to MENIYDVAIIGSGPAGLSAGLYAGRARMNTIIIEKEKAGGQIVTTEEVENYPGSIEDATGPSLIARMVKQAEGFGAKRIKDTILSIELDGDIKVIKGEKEEYRAKSVIIATGAKPRQIGCPGEKELTGKGVSYCATCDGAFFEDFEVFVVGGGDAAVEEAMFLTKFARKVTIVHRRDALRAAKSIQEKAFKNEKIDFLWNSEIVEIKGEGIAESIVVKNRETGELTQLDADEEDGTFGIFVFIGYMPQTELFKGVVDMNERGYIITDANMKTNIEGVFAAGDCRVKSLRQVVTASADGAIAATQAEKYIEDKF from the coding sequence ATGGAAAATATTTATGATGTTGCTATAATAGGTTCAGGTCCAGCTGGTTTATCTGCAGGATTATACGCTGGTCGCGCTAGAATGAATACAATAATAATTGAAAAAGAAAAAGCAGGTGGACAGATAGTAACTACTGAAGAGGTAGAAAATTATCCTGGATCAATTGAAGATGCAACAGGACCATCATTGATAGCTAGAATGGTAAAGCAAGCTGAAGGATTTGGAGCTAAAAGAATTAAGGACACAATATTAAGCATAGAGTTAGATGGAGATATTAAGGTTATAAAAGGTGAAAAAGAAGAATATAGAGCAAAATCAGTTATTATTGCCACAGGAGCAAAACCAAGGCAAATAGGATGCCCAGGAGAAAAAGAATTGACTGGTAAAGGTGTTTCTTACTGTGCAACATGCGACGGTGCATTCTTTGAAGATTTTGAAGTGTTTGTAGTTGGCGGTGGAGATGCCGCAGTTGAAGAAGCTATGTTTTTAACTAAATTCGCAAGAAAAGTTACTATAGTTCATAGAAGAGATGCACTTAGAGCAGCAAAGTCTATACAAGAAAAAGCTTTTAAAAATGAAAAAATTGATTTCTTATGGAATAGTGAAATAGTTGAAATAAAAGGTGAAGGTATAGCTGAATCTATAGTAGTTAAAAATAGAGAAACAGGTGAATTAACTCAATTAGATGCAGATGAAGAAGATGGAACATTTGGTATTTTCGTATTCATTGGTTACATGCCACAAACTGAATTATTCAAAGGTGTAGTAGATATGAATGAAAGAGGGTATATTATAACTGATGCTAATATGAAGACTAACATAGAAGGTGTTTTTGCAGCAGGAGATTGTAGAGTTAAATCACTAAGACAAGTTGTAACTGCAAGTGCTGATGGAGCAATAGCAGCTACACAAGCTGAAAAATATATTGAAGATAAATTTTAA
- a CDS encoding GrdX family protein — protein MYKLIIITNNPLVKEKFSEYDIIFKEIDYLEILKQVRDMIHKGHKLLTHPLSGSVKPNETPYKSLAVSKQSIGKLDMDSLMIIEKSIETTNKFYNNAKRPHWKESILEDFQLIDKTLIENALKNK, from the coding sequence GTGTATAAATTGATTATAATTACAAATAATCCTTTAGTGAAGGAAAAATTTTCGGAATATGACATAATATTTAAGGAAATTGACTATTTAGAAATATTGAAACAAGTAAGAGATATGATACATAAAGGACATAAATTATTAACACATCCATTATCAGGAAGCGTTAAACCAAATGAAACACCTTATAAGTCACTCGCTGTATCTAAGCAATCAATAGGTAAGTTAGATATGGATTCATTAATGATTATAGAGAAAAGCATTGAAACAACTAACAAATTTTATAACAATGCCAAAAGACCACATTGGAAAGAGAGTATACTAGAGGATTTTCAATTGATTGATAAAACATTAATTGAAAATGCTTTAAAGAATAAATAA
- a CDS encoding cysteine-rich small domain-containing protein has product MKELKTTNYKFFQNRKCEFFPCHKVNDDSSFNCLFCFCPLFMLKDKCGGNFKYKDGIKDCSNCLIPHSKGGYDYIMTKMKDVIEKAKIDE; this is encoded by the coding sequence ATGAAAGAACTAAAAACCACTAATTATAAATTTTTCCAAAATAGGAAGTGTGAATTCTTCCCTTGTCATAAAGTCAATGACGATTCAAGTTTTAATTGTCTTTTCTGTTTTTGCCCTCTTTTTATGCTAAAAGATAAATGCGGAGGCAATTTTAAATACAAAGATGGTATAAAGGATTGTAGTAATTGTCTAATTCCTCATAGTAAAGGTGGATATGACTATATAATGACTAAAATGAAGGATGTAATAGAAAAAGCTAAAATAGATGAATAA
- a CDS encoding Na/Pi cotransporter family protein produces MTNIMNTTFTVLGGLGLFLYGMNLMGMGLQKVAGDKLKKLIEILTNNKFMGVLVGALVTMLIQSSSATTVMVVGFVNAGLMSLSQAIGIIMGANIGTTVTAQLIAFKLTDIAPLVIAIGVGIWLLSSKKKNKEIAEVLIGFGVLFLGMSLMSGALKPLADSPVFENLIKSLNNPFLGILVGFGITVIVQSSSASMGLLLAVAYASELVTLDIAFPILFGQNIGTCVTALLSSFGANKTAKRAAVMHLLFNILGTTIFMIAIYIFPIKSFIESMNPTNIKRQIANAHTIFNIANTIILFPFAELIVKAATRLIPGTDDEDEVQGLKYLDSRIMETPSIAVGMASKEVLRMGKLVKKTLALSKEAFLKADEKLAHKVFEDEKKINWMEKAITNYLVELLNAPLTDNQHLVVTALLNTINDLERIGDHADNLAEFAQYRIDNNLKMSDYALKELDIMFGKVQESFEQSLKAYKNPSEEYVSAVFVLEEDIDKMEKQLRANHIDRLNKQLCSGSSGIVFLDVISNLERIADHASNIALAIRDAIK; encoded by the coding sequence ATGACTAATATAATGAATACGACTTTTACAGTTCTTGGTGGACTGGGATTATTTTTGTATGGCATGAATTTAATGGGAATGGGACTGCAAAAAGTAGCAGGAGATAAGCTTAAAAAGCTAATCGAAATACTCACTAATAATAAGTTTATGGGAGTATTAGTAGGAGCATTGGTTACAATGCTAATACAAAGTAGTAGTGCTACTACAGTTATGGTAGTAGGTTTTGTTAATGCAGGATTGATGTCATTATCTCAAGCAATAGGTATAATAATGGGTGCTAATATAGGTACAACTGTAACAGCACAGCTTATTGCATTTAAGCTTACTGATATCGCACCTCTTGTGATAGCTATAGGTGTTGGTATTTGGTTATTATCATCAAAGAAGAAAAATAAGGAAATTGCAGAAGTTTTAATAGGATTTGGTGTTCTTTTCTTAGGTATGTCTTTGATGTCTGGAGCTTTGAAGCCACTAGCAGATTCTCCAGTCTTTGAAAATTTAATCAAAAGTTTAAATAATCCATTTTTAGGCATTTTAGTTGGCTTTGGAATTACTGTAATTGTTCAAAGTAGTAGTGCATCTATGGGTCTATTACTTGCTGTTGCGTATGCATCTGAATTAGTCACACTGGATATAGCATTTCCCATATTATTTGGTCAAAATATAGGTACATGTGTTACCGCTCTATTATCAAGCTTTGGCGCTAATAAAACTGCCAAAAGAGCAGCAGTTATGCATTTATTATTTAACATATTAGGTACTACAATATTTATGATAGCAATATATATATTCCCGATTAAGAGTTTCATAGAATCTATGAACCCGACAAATATTAAGAGACAAATAGCAAATGCTCATACTATATTTAATATAGCTAATACGATAATACTTTTCCCATTTGCGGAATTAATAGTTAAAGCAGCCACTAGGCTTATACCAGGTACAGATGATGAAGATGAAGTTCAGGGCCTTAAATACCTTGATTCAAGGATTATGGAAACACCATCCATTGCTGTAGGCATGGCATCAAAAGAAGTATTAAGAATGGGTAAGTTAGTTAAGAAAACATTAGCTTTATCTAAAGAAGCTTTTCTTAAAGCGGACGAAAAACTTGCACATAAAGTATTTGAAGACGAAAAGAAAATTAATTGGATGGAAAAAGCTATTACAAACTATTTGGTTGAACTTTTAAATGCACCACTAACTGATAATCAACATTTGGTAGTTACGGCTTTGCTTAACACAATTAATGATTTGGAAAGAATTGGAGATCACGCTGATAATTTAGCTGAATTTGCACAATATAGAATTGATAACAATTTAAAAATGTCTGATTATGCATTAAAAGAGCTAGATATAATGTTTGGCAAAGTGCAAGAATCATTTGAACAATCTTTAAAAGCATATAAAAACCCAAGTGAAGAATATGTAAGTGCTGTATTCGTTTTAGAAGAAGATATTGATAAAATGGAAAAACAGTTAAGAGCTAATCACATAGACAGATTGAATAAACAACTATGTTCAGGTAGTTCAGGAATTGTATTTTTAGATGTAATAAGTAATTTAGAAAGAATAGCAGATCATGCATCAAATATTGCATTAGCTATACGTGATGCTATTAAATAG